A single window of Pectobacterium parmentieri DNA harbors:
- the dinI gene encoding DNA damage-inducible protein I gives MRVEITLAKTTPLPAGAIEALRCELEKRIHKIYPDTPIQVRYASANSLTVMGAGKDDKDRISEILQETWESADDWFAIE, from the coding sequence ATGCGCGTAGAAATCACTCTTGCAAAGACAACGCCTTTACCCGCTGGTGCCATCGAAGCACTCAGGTGTGAACTGGAAAAGCGGATTCACAAAATTTACCCCGATACCCCAATTCAGGTCCGCTATGCATCCGCCAATAGCCTGACGGTGATGGGGGCTGGCAAAGATGATAAAGATCGTATCTCCGAAATCTTGCAGGAAACGTGGGAAAGTGCCGATGACTGGTTTGCGATAGAGTAA
- a CDS encoding rhodanese-related sulfurtransferase, whose product MPVLHNRVSNEELKARMLAENEPRTTVSFYKYFTIDDPKAFRDRLYIQLEQHNVFGRIYIATEGINAQISVPNSQFEAFKATLFSAHPALDQIRLNIALEDDGKSFWVLRMKVRERIVADGIDDPTFNPANVGQYLKADQVNAMADDPDTVFVDMRNHYEYEVGHFENALEVPSDTFREQLPMAVDMLDGSRDKNIVMYCTGGIRCEKASAYMLHHGFKNVYHVEGGIIEYARQAKAKGLPLKFIGKNFVFDERMGERISDDVIAHCHQCGTSCDSHTNCRNEGCHLLFIQCPNCAAKYGGCCSSQCQDEMKLPLEEQRAIRSGRENGMKIFNKSKGLLQSTLHIPAPVAKDKPE is encoded by the coding sequence ATGCCAGTGTTACATAACCGGGTGTCCAATGAGGAACTGAAGGCGCGTATGCTTGCGGAAAACGAGCCGCGTACCACAGTTTCCTTCTATAAATATTTTACGATTGATGATCCAAAAGCATTTCGCGATCGTCTGTATATCCAGCTTGAACAGCATAACGTCTTTGGGCGCATATATATTGCAACTGAAGGCATTAATGCACAAATTAGCGTACCCAATAGTCAGTTCGAGGCCTTTAAAGCGACCTTGTTCAGCGCACATCCGGCACTCGATCAGATTCGCTTAAATATCGCTTTGGAAGATGACGGGAAATCCTTCTGGGTATTGCGTATGAAAGTACGCGAACGGATTGTTGCTGATGGAATCGACGATCCCACATTTAACCCGGCGAATGTCGGGCAATATCTGAAAGCCGATCAGGTTAATGCGATGGCCGACGATCCTGATACCGTATTCGTTGATATGCGTAATCACTATGAATATGAAGTCGGACATTTTGAGAATGCACTGGAAGTGCCGTCGGATACCTTTCGTGAGCAGTTACCGATGGCTGTGGATATGCTTGATGGCTCACGTGATAAAAACATTGTCATGTACTGCACGGGCGGGATTCGTTGTGAAAAAGCCAGCGCCTATATGTTGCACCATGGCTTTAAGAATGTGTATCACGTAGAAGGCGGTATTATTGAATATGCGCGTCAGGCCAAGGCGAAAGGGCTACCGTTGAAGTTTATCGGAAAAAATTTCGTGTTTGATGAACGTATGGGCGAGCGTATATCTGATGACGTTATTGCACACTGCCATCAGTGTGGTACGTCGTGTGATAGTCACACTAATTGCCGTAATGAAGGATGCCATCTTCTGTTTATTCAATGTCCGAACTGCGCCGCAAAATATGGCGGCTGTTGTAGCTCGCAGTGTCAGGATGAAATGAAACTTCCGTTAGAAGAACAAAGAGCAATACGCAGTGGGCGTGAAAATGGAATGAAGATTTTCAATAAATCTAAAGGATTATTGCAGTCAACGTTACATATTCCAGCGCCTGTAGCGAAAGACAAACCGGAATAG
- a CDS encoding Maf family protein yields MQQIVLASTSPYRRALLEKLTLPFICASPDIDETPRSGEDAIDLVIRLAESKARTLAAHYPNHLIIGSDQVCVLGNTITGKPHNKVNATRQLQQASGKCVSFFTGLALFNSATQEIQSLAEPFDVHFRILTNAEIDGYLEKEQPWNCAGSFKSEGLGIALFERLSGRDPNTLIGLPLIALIQMLQKEGMNPLTV; encoded by the coding sequence ATGCAGCAGATTGTTCTCGCCTCAACCTCACCTTACCGTCGAGCCTTATTGGAAAAGCTAACGCTACCCTTTATTTGCGCATCGCCAGACATCGATGAAACCCCTCGCTCCGGCGAAGACGCCATCGATCTTGTAATCCGCCTTGCTGAAAGCAAAGCGCGAACGCTGGCTGCGCACTACCCCAATCACCTGATTATCGGTTCCGATCAGGTTTGCGTATTAGGTAACACCATTACGGGAAAACCACACAATAAGGTTAACGCAACACGGCAATTACAGCAGGCCAGCGGAAAATGTGTGTCTTTCTTTACCGGACTGGCACTTTTCAATAGCGCGACGCAGGAAATACAGAGCCTCGCAGAACCCTTTGATGTCCATTTCCGAATACTAACGAACGCGGAAATTGACGGTTATCTGGAGAAAGAACAGCCGTGGAACTGCGCGGGCAGCTTTAAAAGCGAGGGATTGGGTATTGCCCTCTTTGAACGATTATCCGGGAGAGATCCTAATACACTCATTGGGTTACCGCTGATCGCGCTAATACAGATGTTACAAAAGGAAGGCATGAATCCATTGACGGTATGA
- the rpmF gene encoding 50S ribosomal protein L32: protein MAVQQNKPSRSKRGMRRSHDALTTASVSVDKVSGETHLRHHITADGYYRGRKVIAK, encoded by the coding sequence ATGGCCGTACAACAAAACAAACCTAGCCGTTCCAAACGTGGTATGCGTCGTTCACACGATGCGCTGACTACCGCTTCTGTATCCGTAGATAAAGTTTCTGGCGAAACTCACCTGCGTCACCACATCACTGCGGACGGTTACTACCGCGGTCGCAAGGTCATTGCCAAGTAA
- the pyrC gene encoding dihydroorotase: MTAQPTILKIRRPDDWHIHLRDDRMLETVLPYTSRFFGRAIVMPNLTPPITSVASAIAYRQRILAAIPQGDNFHPLMTCYLTDALDANEIVSGFKQGVFTAAKLYPANATTNSSHGVTSITNISGILERMQKIGMPLLIHGEVTDPAIDIFDREARFIETVLEPLRQQFPELKVVLEHITTKEAVQYVVAGDDYLAATITPQHLMFNRNHMLVGGVRPHLYCLPILKRNTHQQALREAVASGCERLFLGTDSAPHAKHRKESSCGCAGVFNAQAALSTYATVFEEMNALDKLEAFCSLNGPRFYGLPVNDGWIELHRETVTFPEEIALGDESLIPFLAGQSLNWSVR, from the coding sequence ATGACCGCACAGCCCACTATTCTTAAAATCCGTCGCCCTGACGATTGGCACATTCACCTGCGTGACGATCGGATGCTGGAAACCGTTCTCCCCTATACCAGTCGTTTCTTCGGCCGTGCGATTGTTATGCCCAACCTGACGCCACCGATTACCAGCGTAGCCAGTGCGATTGCGTATCGTCAGCGTATTTTAGCTGCGATCCCGCAGGGCGATAACTTTCATCCGTTGATGACGTGCTACTTGACCGATGCACTGGATGCCAATGAAATTGTGAGTGGCTTTAAGCAAGGCGTCTTTACCGCAGCCAAACTCTATCCAGCCAACGCGACAACGAACTCCAGTCATGGAGTGACCAGCATCACCAATATCTCCGGTATTCTGGAGAGAATGCAGAAAATTGGCATGCCGTTACTCATTCACGGCGAAGTGACCGACCCCGCTATTGATATTTTCGATCGGGAAGCTCGCTTCATCGAAACCGTTCTGGAACCGTTGCGCCAACAGTTCCCTGAGTTGAAAGTCGTCCTTGAGCACATTACGACGAAAGAAGCGGTGCAGTATGTTGTTGCAGGTGATGATTATCTCGCGGCAACCATTACACCGCAGCATTTGATGTTTAACCGCAATCATATGCTGGTTGGTGGTGTTCGCCCTCACCTGTATTGTCTGCCGATCTTAAAACGTAACACACATCAGCAGGCGCTACGTGAAGCCGTCGCCAGCGGTTGTGAGCGTCTTTTCCTCGGTACGGACTCCGCCCCGCATGCCAAGCATAGAAAAGAATCCAGTTGCGGCTGTGCTGGTGTGTTCAATGCCCAGGCAGCATTGAGTACCTACGCCACGGTGTTTGAAGAAATGAACGCGCTTGATAAACTCGAAGCATTCTGTTCCCTGAACGGCCCACGTTTTTATGGCCTGCCGGTGAATGACGGTTGGATTGAGCTTCATCGTGAAACGGTCACGTTCCCAGAAGAAATTGCCCTCGGTGATGAGTCGCTAATTCCTTTCCTGGCCGGACAAAGCCTCAATTGGTCAGTCCGTTAA
- the rne gene encoding ribonuclease E — protein MKRMLINATQQEELRVALVDGQRLYDLDIESPGHEQKKANIYKGKITRIEPSLEAAFVDYGAERHGFLPLKEIAREYFPSNYASHGRPNIKDVLREGQEVIVQVDKEERGNKGAALTTFISLAGSYLVLMPNNPRAGGISRRIEGDDRTELKEALGSLQLPDGMGLIVRTAGVGKSAEALQWDLAFRLKHWDAIKKAAEGRSAPFLIHQESNVIVRAFRDYLRQDIGEILIDNPKILELAKEHISALGRPDFSSKIKLYSGEIPLFSHYQIESQIESAFQREVRLPSGGSIVIDTTEALTAIDINSARATRGGDIEETAFNTNLEAADEIARQLRLRDLGGLIVIDFIDMTPVRHQREVENRLRDSVRQDRARIQIGRISRFGLLEMSRQRLSPSLGESSHHVCPRCSGTGTIRDNESLSLSILRLIEEEALKENTKEVHAIVPVQIASYLLNEKRDAVNAIETRQGGVRAIIVPHDGMQTPHYSVVRVRKGEEKPTLSYLLPQRLETETQQLQDEQTIERKQPEQPALATFSMAEMPEETTPPVAKATPAVVKAAEETQPGLISRFFGALKSVFASEPAVKAADNVDEKKAEEEKSTEGQRSERRNSRRQGNNRRDRGSRDNRDNRDNRDNRDNREQRDDQRRNKRQNDETVTETRVAENAEKAGSEEQPRREPRAERQRRRQDERRPAPAEEKVQPATADSDDNAADQDKPTQVMQRRQRRQLTQKVRVQSEAQQDTLSDNTAPVSEAPEQVQSYAKPSDAVVDGNESDNEQNDANRSNGENGGMPRRSRRSPRHLRVSGQRRRRYRDERYPSQSPMQLEFAAASPEMASGKVWVSYPVAQPQQAESQPLEEDVAAIETPLLPVVVDVAVTAQVDTAESNAIENVAGVTETVVQEDTVVTATAQSADVVQDSDIADVEVSAADQNTIVEPVTEHTAIDDVIAPVAVSVVEEVKAAEVDDTAQTTEDTQTVEAVVAVETAVAEEKSADDIAADTTETVDVAEPVSTPVVSAVQEISQPQSVQDEPAIATSAQAVVEEPVPSVTKAVTVIEQPRYKLHATAPMTKAPAPSYHSEPARHSDWVRPAYPFSGKGSAGGHAAVNQSTAPATKPTPANE, from the coding sequence ATGAAAAGAATGTTAATTAACGCAACTCAGCAGGAAGAGTTGCGTGTTGCCTTGGTTGATGGTCAACGGCTGTATGATTTGGATATCGAAAGTCCAGGCCATGAGCAGAAGAAAGCAAATATCTACAAAGGTAAGATCACTCGTATCGAACCCAGTCTTGAAGCAGCCTTTGTTGATTACGGCGCTGAGAGGCACGGTTTCCTCCCTCTTAAAGAAATTGCCCGCGAATATTTCCCCAGTAACTATGCTTCCCATGGTCGGCCTAACATTAAAGACGTGTTACGTGAAGGTCAGGAAGTCATTGTTCAGGTGGACAAAGAAGAGCGTGGCAATAAAGGTGCGGCACTGACCACCTTTATCAGCCTGGCGGGTAGCTATCTGGTCTTAATGCCGAATAACCCTCGAGCAGGCGGTATCTCGCGCCGCATCGAAGGCGATGACCGTACCGAACTCAAAGAAGCGTTGGGATCGTTGCAACTGCCCGATGGCATGGGGCTCATTGTTCGTACAGCCGGCGTGGGTAAATCCGCTGAAGCACTGCAATGGGATCTGGCTTTCCGTCTGAAACACTGGGACGCGATCAAAAAAGCCGCGGAAGGTCGCTCGGCACCGTTCCTGATTCATCAGGAAAGTAACGTGATCGTCCGTGCTTTCCGTGATTATCTGCGCCAGGATATTGGCGAGATTCTGATCGACAACCCAAAAATTCTCGAACTGGCGAAAGAACATATTTCTGCGCTGGGTCGCCCCGATTTCAGCAGCAAAATCAAATTATACAGTGGTGAAATCCCACTTTTCAGCCACTATCAGATCGAATCGCAGATTGAATCTGCTTTCCAGCGTGAAGTGCGTCTGCCATCCGGCGGATCTATCGTTATCGATACCACTGAAGCACTGACTGCGATTGATATCAACTCCGCCCGTGCAACACGCGGTGGTGATATTGAAGAAACTGCATTTAATACTAACCTAGAAGCCGCAGATGAAATTGCCCGTCAACTTCGCCTGCGTGACCTCGGTGGTCTAATCGTCATCGACTTCATCGATATGACCCCCGTCCGCCACCAGCGTGAAGTTGAAAACCGCCTACGCGATTCAGTACGTCAAGATCGTGCGCGTATTCAGATCGGCCGGATTTCCCGCTTCGGTCTGTTGGAAATGTCACGTCAACGCTTGAGTCCTTCACTGGGTGAATCCAGCCATCATGTTTGCCCACGCTGTAGCGGCACAGGCACGATTCGTGACAATGAATCGCTTTCACTGTCGATTCTTCGCCTGATTGAAGAAGAAGCGCTGAAAGAAAACACCAAAGAAGTTCATGCGATTGTTCCAGTCCAGATTGCGTCTTATCTGCTGAACGAGAAGCGTGACGCCGTTAACGCCATTGAGACACGCCAGGGCGGCGTACGTGCGATCATCGTGCCACACGACGGCATGCAAACACCGCACTACTCCGTGGTTCGTGTCCGTAAAGGCGAAGAAAAGCCAACACTCAGCTATTTGCTGCCTCAGCGTTTGGAAACAGAAACGCAGCAGTTGCAAGACGAACAAACGATCGAGCGTAAACAGCCTGAGCAACCTGCATTAGCAACGTTCAGCATGGCTGAAATGCCTGAAGAAACCACGCCACCTGTTGCCAAAGCGACTCCAGCAGTAGTGAAAGCCGCGGAAGAAACGCAGCCTGGTCTTATTAGCCGTTTCTTCGGTGCCTTGAAAAGCGTCTTTGCTTCTGAACCAGCCGTAAAAGCTGCGGATAACGTTGACGAGAAGAAAGCTGAAGAAGAAAAATCTACTGAAGGCCAACGCTCTGAACGTCGGAATTCACGCCGTCAGGGTAATAATCGCCGTGACCGTGGCTCTCGTGACAATCGTGACAATCGTGACAATCGTGACAATCGTGACAATCGTGAACAGCGTGATGATCAGCGCCGTAACAAGCGACAAAATGATGAAACGGTTACTGAAACTCGCGTTGCGGAAAATGCGGAGAAAGCGGGTTCGGAAGAACAGCCACGCCGTGAACCGCGAGCTGAACGTCAGCGTCGTCGTCAGGACGAGCGCCGCCCAGCGCCAGCAGAAGAAAAAGTTCAGCCAGCGACCGCGGATTCCGATGACAATGCAGCCGATCAGGATAAACCTACTCAGGTTATGCAGCGTCGCCAACGTCGTCAGTTGACGCAGAAAGTACGCGTTCAGTCTGAAGCGCAGCAGGATACTCTCTCTGATAACACGGCACCGGTTTCTGAAGCACCAGAGCAGGTTCAATCTTACGCTAAGCCAAGCGATGCTGTTGTAGACGGTAACGAGAGCGATAACGAACAAAACGATGCAAATCGTAGCAATGGCGAAAATGGCGGTATGCCGCGTCGCTCACGCCGTTCGCCTCGCCACCTGCGTGTCAGCGGCCAGCGTCGTCGTCGCTATCGCGATGAACGTTACCCATCTCAGTCGCCGATGCAGTTGGAATTTGCTGCTGCATCACCGGAGATGGCATCAGGGAAAGTGTGGGTCAGCTACCCTGTCGCGCAGCCACAGCAGGCTGAAAGCCAACCGTTGGAAGAGGACGTGGCAGCTATCGAAACACCGCTGTTACCCGTCGTTGTCGACGTCGCTGTGACTGCACAAGTCGATACCGCTGAATCTAACGCGATTGAAAACGTTGCAGGCGTTACTGAAACAGTCGTTCAGGAAGATACTGTTGTAACAGCAACAGCGCAATCCGCGGACGTTGTTCAGGACAGCGATATCGCTGATGTCGAAGTGAGTGCGGCGGATCAAAACACCATCGTCGAGCCAGTTACTGAGCACACGGCGATCGATGATGTCATCGCGCCGGTTGCAGTAAGTGTGGTCGAAGAAGTAAAAGCCGCTGAGGTTGATGATACAGCTCAGACAACTGAAGACACACAGACCGTTGAAGCTGTTGTTGCTGTTGAAACTGCTGTTGCTGAAGAAAAATCAGCAGATGACATCGCTGCTGATACGACCGAGACAGTCGATGTGGCAGAACCGGTTTCTACCCCGGTGGTTTCCGCAGTACAGGAAATAAGCCAGCCACAAAGCGTTCAGGATGAGCCAGCGATCGCTACCAGCGCACAAGCTGTTGTAGAAGAACCTGTTCCGAGCGTAACAAAAGCAGTAACCGTCATTGAACAGCCTCGCTATAAACTCCATGCAACGGCACCAATGACTAAAGCTCCGGCTCCGTCATACCACTCCGAGCCTGCTCGACACAGTGATTGGGTCCGTCCAGCCTATCCGTTCTCAGGAAAAGGCTCGGCAGGCGGTCATGCCGCAGTTAATCAGTCAACTGCGCCAGCAACCAAGCCTACGCCAGCCAACGAGTAA
- the yceD gene encoding 23S rRNA accumulation protein YceD encodes MQKVKLPLTLDAVRTAQKRLDYVGIYSAEQVERVAESVVSVDSDVQASLSFNIDNQRLAVIDGNADVTVTLMCQRCGKPFEHQVHATFCFSPVVNDEQAEALPEAYEPIGVDEFGEVDLLAMIEDEIILMLPIAPVHDSEHCEVSEADMVFGQLPAEAEKPNPFAVLASLKRK; translated from the coding sequence ATGCAAAAGGTAAAATTACCCTTAACCCTTGATGCGGTCCGCACTGCTCAGAAGCGTTTAGATTACGTTGGTATCTATTCGGCTGAACAAGTAGAGCGTGTTGCCGAATCAGTGGTGAGTGTGGATAGTGATGTTCAGGCCTCTTTATCTTTCAATATTGATAATCAGCGTCTGGCAGTGATTGACGGTAACGCTGACGTTACTGTCACTCTGATGTGCCAACGTTGCGGAAAGCCGTTTGAACACCAAGTCCATGCGACATTCTGTTTCAGCCCGGTCGTCAATGATGAGCAGGCCGAAGCGTTACCGGAAGCGTATGAGCCGATCGGCGTTGATGAATTTGGCGAAGTCGATCTGCTGGCAATGATTGAAGATGAAATTATTCTGATGTTGCCTATCGCCCCGGTGCATGATTCTGAACACTGTGAAGTGTCCGAAGCGGACATGGTTTTTGGTCAACTGCCTGCAGAGGCGGAAAAACCAAATCCGTTTGCCGTATTAGCCAGTTTAAAGCGTAAGTAA
- a CDS encoding YceI family protein: MKKTLLSLTAVSMLASAGSALAAEYKFDKEGQHAFIEFRIKHLGYSWLYGSFNDFDGAFTFDEKNPSADKVNVTINTNSVDTNHAERDKHLRSAEFLNASKHPQATFASTEVKKDGEGYDITGNLTLNGVTKPVKLDAKLIGQGDDPWGNYRAGFQAEGTIKLKDFNITTDLGPASQDVELIIAVEGVRQK, translated from the coding sequence CTGAAGAAAACACTACTGAGCCTGACCGCTGTATCCATGCTTGCTTCTGCTGGCTCGGCCCTGGCAGCAGAATATAAGTTTGACAAGGAAGGCCAGCACGCGTTTATTGAATTCCGCATTAAGCACCTTGGTTATAGTTGGCTTTACGGTAGCTTTAACGACTTCGACGGCGCTTTTACCTTTGATGAGAAGAACCCATCTGCGGATAAAGTGAATGTCACCATCAACACCAACAGCGTAGATACTAACCACGCTGAGCGCGACAAGCATCTGCGCAGCGCAGAGTTTTTAAACGCATCTAAGCACCCGCAGGCAACGTTTGCTTCAACAGAAGTGAAGAAAGACGGTGAAGGTTACGATATTACCGGTAATCTGACCCTAAATGGCGTCACCAAGCCCGTTAAACTGGATGCCAAACTCATCGGTCAGGGGGATGACCCGTGGGGTAACTATCGTGCAGGGTTTCAGGCAGAAGGTACGATCAAGCTGAAAGACTTCAACATTACGACAGATTTAGGTCCTGCTTCACAGGATGTAGAACTGATTATTGCCGTTGAGGGTGTTCGCCAGAAATAA
- a CDS encoding cytochrome b: MLWRNTPSRYGHISILLHWIAALVIYGMFALGLWMVTLGYYDTWYHRSPEIHKAVGMLLFAIIIFRVVWRFISPPPAPLKSYSTLTRVSATLAHITLYVVLFGILSSGYLISTAEGHPISVFGWFSIPATISGLTDQADIAGDVHLYLAWAVVALSALHALAALKHHFIDGDSTLKRMLGRNVP; encoded by the coding sequence ATGCTTTGGCGTAATACCCCTTCGCGTTACGGCCATATCAGCATTCTTCTGCACTGGATTGCAGCATTAGTTATCTATGGGATGTTCGCTTTAGGACTATGGATGGTCACATTAGGATATTACGATACTTGGTATCACCGATCGCCAGAAATTCATAAAGCCGTCGGTATGCTGCTCTTTGCCATCATAATTTTTCGCGTAGTGTGGCGTTTTATCTCCCCCCCACCTGCACCGTTAAAAAGTTACTCTACATTAACTCGTGTCAGTGCAACGCTGGCGCATATCACACTTTATGTTGTGTTGTTCGGCATCCTCAGCAGTGGATATCTTATTTCCACTGCTGAAGGGCACCCTATCTCAGTTTTTGGCTGGTTTTCTATTCCGGCCACTATTAGCGGCTTGACGGATCAAGCCGATATCGCAGGTGACGTGCATCTTTATCTTGCATGGGCGGTTGTCGCTTTATCAGCGCTGCACGCTTTAGCCGCATTAAAACACCATTTTATCGATGGTGATAGCACGTTGAAACGGATGTTGGGTCGCAACGTCCCTTAA
- the rluC gene encoding 23S rRNA pseudouridine(955/2504/2580) synthase RluC, which yields MKTDNPSVQFVTISADEAGQRIDNFLHTHLKGVPKSLVYRILRKGEVRINKKRVKPEYKLLDGDVIRIPPVRQAERDETPVSASLGKVAALAECIIYEDDYLLVLNKPSGTAVHGGSGLSFGVIEGLRALRPEARFLELVHRLDRDTSGVLLVAKKRSALRSLHEQLRLKGMQKDYLALVRGQWQSHCKAVQAPLLKNILQSGERIVRVNSEGKPSETRFKIEERFEHATLVRASPVTGRTHQIRVHAQYAGHPIAFDDRYGDREFDQQLTGTGLKRLFLHAQALRFEHPNTGETLRVEAPLDSGLRRCLQVLRKTKI from the coding sequence ATGAAAACAGATAATCCTTCAGTACAATTTGTGACGATCTCCGCAGATGAAGCGGGGCAGCGTATCGATAATTTTTTGCATACCCACTTAAAGGGCGTGCCTAAAAGCCTGGTTTACCGCATCTTGCGAAAAGGTGAGGTAAGGATAAATAAGAAACGGGTCAAGCCGGAGTATAAATTGCTCGACGGTGATGTCATTCGTATTCCGCCTGTGCGACAGGCCGAACGAGATGAAACGCCGGTTTCCGCCAGTCTTGGCAAAGTGGCGGCATTAGCCGAGTGTATTATCTATGAAGATGACTACCTGTTGGTGCTGAATAAGCCCTCGGGTACGGCGGTACATGGCGGCAGTGGCTTGAGCTTTGGTGTGATTGAAGGGCTACGTGCTTTACGCCCAGAAGCGCGTTTTCTGGAGTTAGTACACCGCCTCGATCGCGATACTTCGGGCGTTTTGCTGGTAGCCAAAAAACGTTCGGCTTTACGGTCTCTACATGAACAACTGCGGCTGAAAGGTATGCAAAAAGACTATCTGGCGCTGGTTCGCGGTCAATGGCAGTCTCACTGTAAGGCCGTTCAGGCGCCGCTGTTGAAAAATATCCTGCAAAGCGGTGAACGCATAGTGCGGGTCAACAGCGAAGGTAAACCGTCAGAAACACGTTTTAAAATAGAAGAGCGCTTTGAACATGCGACGCTAGTGCGGGCGAGCCCTGTTACCGGGCGTACACATCAAATTCGTGTACACGCCCAATATGCTGGGCATCCCATTGCGTTTGATGACCGTTACGGCGATCGCGAGTTCGATCAGCAACTGACAGGTACGGGTTTAAAGCGTCTATTCCTGCATGCACAGGCACTGCGTTTTGAGCACCCGAACACGGGTGAGACACTGAGAGTTGAAGCACCATTGGATAGCGGGTTACGCCGCTGTCTGCAAGTGCTGCGCAAGACAAAAATCTAA
- a CDS encoding putative quinol monooxygenase gives MEIRIVATIQAKAEFIADVTATLKRVVSPSRQEAGNVQYDLHEVVDKPGSFVFFERWKDRDALASHEQSAHFKSFLAELGGKTDSVDIKQLNFLG, from the coding sequence ATGGAAATTCGTATTGTTGCCACTATTCAGGCAAAGGCAGAGTTCATTGCTGATGTTACCGCAACGCTAAAACGCGTGGTGTCACCCAGCCGACAGGAGGCGGGCAACGTGCAGTATGATCTGCATGAAGTCGTAGATAAACCCGGTTCATTTGTATTCTTCGAGCGCTGGAAGGATCGGGACGCTTTGGCATCACATGAACAAAGTGCGCACTTCAAAAGTTTCTTGGCCGAACTGGGTGGCAAAACGGACAGTGTCGATATCAAGCAATTGAATTTTTTAGGTTAA
- the bssS gene encoding biofilm formation regulator BssS, which yields MDRKNEVIQTHPLVGWDISTVDSYDAMMIRLHYLSTSDQAPDEAHVDRTLWLTTDVARQLIHILEAGIAKIESTDCDVSDYRKH from the coding sequence ATGGATAGAAAAAATGAAGTTATTCAGACACATCCTCTTGTAGGTTGGGACATCAGTACCGTTGACAGTTATGACGCCATGATGATCCGTTTGCATTACTTATCCACCTCGGATCAAGCACCAGATGAAGCCCATGTGGACCGGACGCTTTGGCTAACAACCGATGTTGCCAGGCAACTGATACATATACTCGAAGCCGGTATTGCGAAAATCGAATCGACAGACTGTGACGTCAGTGATTATCGGAAACATTAG